Proteins from a genomic interval of Flammeovirgaceae bacterium SG7u.111:
- a CDS encoding RagB/SusD family nutrient uptake outer membrane protein, which produces MKRLNKHIITAALAIIGLVCSCTNLEESPYDVLTDKDLGGSPEVLEALTAPVYTSLTDVMFGWIGYFDMQAECADIIVTPARPNGWVDGGTYRAMHMHNWNAFQAHPSGLWSRAYSALNILNTSLGTYSQMEGVESLVSELRALRALYYYLLIDNFGNVPIVTEVDLTKEDFLPTQSTRAEVFAYIESELKEVIPMLSEEKVYGKMNKWAAKMILAKTYLNAEVYIGQAKYNEAIAQVDDIIASGLYSLESNYHSNFAVENEGSSEQIFSIVFDATRSGWLHYPWKTLHPSSSATYKLGAQPWGGSCAIPQFIDTYDEGDSRLNIWIKGPQFSSSGEPIYNSMDPALVNTQLNYTKEIGNVDETKEYEGYRVGKFEIETGVTGTAISNDVPFFRYADALMIKAECLLRNGDAAGAAVIVSTVRERAFPDSPEKATVTADDLLKGSIYNYGNYSQGEMLTTEGGDDIQYGRFLDELGYEFAAEFHRRQDLIRFGVFTTKSWLTHTPNGDYRTIFPIPQSAINANPNLKQNPGY; this is translated from the coding sequence ATGAAAAGATTAAATAAACATATAATTACAGCAGCACTAGCTATAATTGGGCTGGTATGCTCATGTACAAACTTGGAGGAAAGTCCATACGATGTACTGACCGATAAAGACTTAGGTGGCTCACCAGAAGTTCTTGAAGCTCTCACTGCTCCAGTTTACACCAGTCTCACAGATGTAATGTTTGGTTGGATAGGATATTTTGATATGCAAGCAGAATGTGCCGATATCATTGTAACTCCTGCCAGGCCTAACGGTTGGGTCGACGGTGGAACGTATAGAGCAATGCACATGCACAATTGGAATGCATTTCAAGCACATCCGTCTGGACTTTGGAGCAGAGCCTATTCTGCATTAAATATTTTGAATACTTCGCTAGGTACCTATAGTCAAATGGAAGGTGTAGAAAGCCTAGTCAGCGAACTAAGGGCTTTAAGGGCATTATATTACTATCTGTTAATTGACAATTTTGGCAATGTTCCAATTGTAACGGAAGTAGATTTGACAAAAGAGGACTTTTTACCTACCCAAAGCACAAGAGCAGAGGTATTTGCTTATATTGAATCAGAACTGAAAGAGGTCATACCGATGCTTTCGGAAGAAAAAGTGTATGGGAAAATGAATAAATGGGCGGCAAAAATGATTCTTGCCAAAACCTACCTTAACGCAGAAGTTTACATTGGACAAGCAAAATATAACGAAGCAATTGCCCAAGTTGACGACATTATTGCAAGTGGGCTATATTCACTGGAAAGTAACTATCACTCAAATTTTGCAGTGGAAAATGAAGGCTCATCTGAACAAATTTTCTCAATTGTATTTGATGCCACAAGATCTGGTTGGCTCCATTACCCTTGGAAAACCTTACACCCATCCAGTTCGGCTACTTATAAATTAGGGGCACAACCTTGGGGTGGAAGTTGCGCTATTCCCCAATTCATCGACACCTATGACGAGGGCGATTCTAGGCTAAACATATGGATAAAGGGACCTCAGTTTTCAAGCTCTGGTGAGCCAATTTATAACTCCATGGATCCAGCCTTGGTAAATACCCAGCTCAATTACACCAAAGAGATAGGCAATGTTGATGAAACAAAGGAATACGAAGGCTACAGAGTTGGGAAATTTGAAATTGAAACTGGAGTAACGGGTACTGCTATCAGCAACGATGTTCCATTTTTCAGATATGCAGATGCATTAATGATCAAAGCAGAATGCTTATTAAGAAACGGGGATGCGGCTGGTGCAGCAGTTATTGTAAGTACTGTAAGGGAAAGAGCTTTCCCTGATAGTCCTGAAAAAGCAACGGTTACCGCCGACGATTTGCTCAAAGGAAGCATCTATAATTACGGAAATTATTCTCAAGGAGAAATGCTAACTACAGAAGGAGGAGATGACATCCAATACGGAAGGTTTTTGGACGAGCTAGGTTATGAATTTGCAGCCGAATTTCACAGGAGGCAAGACTTAATTAGATTTGGGGTATTCACAACAAAATCTTGGCTAACTCATACACCAAATGGGGACTACCGAACCATCTTCCCAATTCCACAATCAGCAATCAACGCGAACCCTAACCTAAAACAGAATCCTGGTTATTAA
- a CDS encoding glycoside hydrolase family 127 protein — translation MKLKHFPLLGFFIASYFTAVGQGNDYPIQPKAFNEVKVKDAFWAPKIKTNQEVTIPIAIQKSMESGRVDNFKIAGDLMDGQFCSEYPFDDSDIYKIIEAASYSLQTIPDPELEKTIDSLIYFVSVAQEDDGYIYTTRTIGKNVHEWAGDERWEKVNDLSHELYNLGHMFEAAAAHYTATGKRTLLDIAIKSADLIDEDFGPGKIEDYPGHQEVELGLVKLYRVTKDEKYLKLAKYFLDIRGKEGIGSPTTYNQSHKPVTEQEHAVGHAVRAAYMWIAMADVAALTSNEDYIEAIDRLWHDVVDTKMYVIGGIGATGNHEGFDDPYVLPNMSAYNETCAAIGNALWNHRMFLMTGDSKYIDVMERSMYNNVISGVSVSGDHFFYPNPLASYGQHSRSEWFGCACCPPNVARFLPYMPGLIYAQNENDIYVNLFVSSDATFKLGKNELSLSQKAELPWEGTAELEITAKKAMKSTLKIRIPGWAKNQPVPSDLYTYASTSDKKTKITVNGEEVPYELDEKGYIDIDRKWKNGDKVGIEFPYEIREVKANPNIADDKSKVAIERGPIVYCTEWSDYKDGHVLNLVFDPKSTLTASFDKGFYGGATIIEGDINKAKKNLDESVDVSEKDHLKLIPYYLWNNRGPGEMRVWLPTEVDATRPLPAPTKASKSIVTASVKSKAIIAINDQQYPKTSNDSSNPYLHWWPKKGTWEWVQYEFEAAQEVSEVKVYWYDDGPFGGCRIPNTWEVVYEKDGEWVPVKTDQAYKVSKDDWNTIKFEPITAKKVRLKIKLDKKFAAGLHEWIVE, via the coding sequence ATGAAGCTCAAACACTTTCCCCTGTTGGGATTTTTCATCGCCTCCTATTTTACAGCAGTGGGGCAAGGAAATGATTACCCGATCCAGCCCAAAGCATTTAACGAGGTAAAAGTAAAAGATGCTTTTTGGGCACCTAAGATCAAGACAAACCAAGAAGTAACCATCCCTATTGCCATCCAAAAAAGCATGGAGTCGGGCAGGGTAGATAATTTTAAGATTGCTGGAGATCTAATGGATGGGCAGTTTTGCTCTGAATACCCTTTCGACGATTCGGATATCTACAAAATAATTGAAGCGGCAAGTTATTCACTCCAAACTATTCCAGATCCTGAGCTGGAAAAAACCATCGATTCGCTCATCTATTTCGTGAGCGTGGCCCAAGAAGACGATGGATACATTTACACCACCCGCACTATAGGGAAAAACGTGCACGAATGGGCAGGTGATGAACGCTGGGAAAAAGTGAATGACCTCAGTCATGAGCTGTACAACCTTGGACATATGTTTGAAGCAGCGGCAGCGCATTACACCGCTACTGGCAAAAGAACTTTATTGGACATAGCCATCAAATCGGCAGACCTGATAGACGAAGATTTTGGTCCTGGTAAAATTGAAGACTACCCTGGCCACCAAGAAGTGGAACTGGGCCTAGTAAAACTTTATAGAGTTACCAAAGACGAAAAATACCTAAAGCTTGCCAAGTACTTTTTAGATATAAGAGGAAAAGAGGGTATAGGAAGCCCCACCACTTACAACCAATCGCACAAGCCTGTGACAGAACAAGAGCATGCGGTTGGCCATGCGGTAAGGGCTGCCTATATGTGGATTGCGATGGCAGACGTGGCCGCGCTCACTAGCAACGAAGACTACATTGAAGCTATAGACAGATTGTGGCACGATGTGGTAGATACCAAAATGTATGTGATAGGAGGAATTGGCGCAACTGGCAACCATGAGGGCTTTGACGATCCGTATGTGTTGCCAAATATGTCGGCATACAACGAAACCTGTGCCGCCATTGGTAATGCGCTTTGGAATCACCGCATGTTTTTGATGACGGGCGATAGCAAATACATCGACGTGATGGAACGCTCCATGTACAACAATGTTATTTCTGGGGTTTCTGTTTCAGGAGATCATTTCTTCTACCCAAACCCTTTGGCTTCTTACGGGCAGCATTCTCGTAGCGAATGGTTCGGTTGCGCTTGCTGCCCTCCAAACGTTGCCCGTTTCTTGCCTTACATGCCTGGCCTTATCTACGCCCAAAACGAAAATGATATTTATGTAAACCTGTTTGTATCGAGCGATGCTACTTTCAAACTGGGTAAAAATGAGCTTTCATTATCGCAAAAAGCGGAACTCCCTTGGGAAGGAACTGCCGAACTTGAAATCACGGCAAAAAAAGCGATGAAAAGCACCTTAAAAATCCGTATACCGGGCTGGGCTAAAAACCAACCTGTACCAAGCGACCTTTATACGTACGCTTCCACGTCTGACAAGAAAACCAAAATAACGGTAAATGGAGAAGAAGTTCCTTACGAGCTTGACGAAAAAGGCTACATCGACATTGACAGGAAATGGAAAAATGGAGATAAAGTTGGAATCGAATTCCCTTATGAAATCCGTGAGGTAAAGGCGAACCCAAATATTGCAGATGACAAATCGAAAGTAGCGATCGAAAGAGGGCCTATCGTTTATTGCACCGAATGGTCTGACTACAAAGATGGACACGTCCTCAACTTAGTTTTTGATCCAAAAAGTACCTTGACCGCTTCTTTTGATAAAGGTTTTTATGGGGGGGCTACCATTATAGAAGGAGATATAAACAAAGCGAAGAAAAACTTGGACGAGTCGGTAGATGTTTCGGAAAAAGATCATTTAAAACTCATCCCTTATTACCTCTGGAACAACCGTGGCCCAGGTGAAATGAGGGTGTGGCTCCCTACCGAAGTGGATGCGACCCGACCTCTCCCCGCTCCTACCAAGGCTAGTAAAAGCATCGTGACGGCATCTGTAAAAAGCAAAGCAATCATAGCTATAAACGATCAACAATATCCTAAAACATCTAACGACTCTTCAAATCCTTACCTTCACTGGTGGCCCAAAAAAGGAACATGGGAATGGGTTCAGTACGAGTTTGAAGCAGCACAAGAGGTGTCGGAAGTGAAAGTATATTGGTACGATGATGGTCCATTTGGCGGTTGCCGAATTCCTAACACATGGGAAGTGGTATATGAAAAAGATGGCGAATGGGTTCCAGTAAAAACAGATCAAGCATACAAAGTGAGCAAAGATGATTGGAACACCATTAAGTTTGAGCCAATTACCGCAAAAAAAGTTCGTCTAAAGATAAAACTAGATAAAAAATTTGCTGCTGGGCTCCATGAGTGGATTGTAGAGTAA